A region from the candidate division KSB1 bacterium genome encodes:
- a CDS encoding NUDIX hydrolase, giving the protein MGFFIFRILINSNPAIPNGIYETHCRSNFSNHIFYCIPYHKTLLGNPKAKNRWSVNCCLVSRTILLVQNSYHGYYSLPGGYLKRKESAVNAVIRELRKKLELWLNLVN; this is encoded by the coding sequence ATCGGTTTTTTTATTTTCCGGATTCTGATAAACAGTAATCCCGCAATCCCGAATGGAATTTATGAAACCCATTGTCGATCAAATTTTTCGAATCATATATTTTATTGCATACCGTACCATAAAACTCTACTGGGCAATCCGAAAGCCAAAAACAGATGGAGCGTTAATTGCTGTCTGGTATCAAGGACAATTTTGCTTGTGCAAAATTCCTATCATGGCTATTACAGTTTACCGGGAGGTTACTTGAAGCGCAAGGAATCCGCAGTTAATGCCGTTATTCGAGAGCTTAGGAAGAAATTGGAATTATGGCTAAACCTGGTGAATTAG
- the eno gene encoding phosphopyruvate hydratase: protein MTAIVDVIAREILDSRGNPTIEVDVILESGVIGQAAVPSGASTGEREALELRDKDDSRYMGKGVLTAVKTVNETVADELIGMDSTNQMKIDNLLIDLDGTDFKTKLGANTLLGVSLAVCKAAAKAYSLPLYQYIGGVHAHSLPVPMLNVINGGKHADNNVDLQEFMIYPAGAPTFREGLRYAAETFHALRKLLVKKGYSTGVGDEGGFAPNLNSNEEAIQLILEAINSAGYSAGEEIFICLDPASSEFYDADNQIYNLESEGKRLSSEQMVDYYVDLVRKYPIVSIEDGMAEDDWDGWKIITEKLGNKIQLVGDDIFVTNVKILQEGIERGVANAILIKVNQIGTLTETLKTIELAKTNGYRTVISHRSGETEDTTIADIAVATNSGQIKTGSVTRGERTAKYNQLLRIEEELGSIAYYPGKKTIKSY from the coding sequence ATGACGGCCATCGTTGATGTTATTGCCCGAGAAATTCTTGATTCTAGGGGAAATCCAACCATTGAAGTTGATGTTATTTTGGAATCCGGTGTAATCGGTCAGGCAGCAGTTCCATCCGGAGCCTCAACGGGAGAACGAGAAGCACTGGAATTACGGGACAAAGATGATTCCCGTTACATGGGCAAGGGCGTTTTGACAGCAGTGAAAACAGTTAATGAAACCGTTGCCGATGAACTAATCGGTATGGATTCAACAAACCAAATGAAAATTGATAATCTATTGATCGACCTTGACGGCACTGATTTTAAAACAAAATTGGGTGCGAATACACTTTTGGGAGTTTCATTAGCGGTTTGCAAAGCTGCGGCTAAAGCTTATAGTTTACCTTTATATCAATACATTGGTGGCGTTCATGCGCACTCACTACCAGTTCCCATGCTAAATGTCATTAACGGCGGCAAACATGCAGACAACAATGTGGATTTGCAAGAATTTATGATTTATCCAGCTGGAGCTCCTACTTTTCGGGAGGGACTTCGCTATGCTGCAGAAACATTTCATGCATTAAGAAAATTACTGGTGAAAAAGGGCTACTCCACCGGAGTCGGCGATGAGGGCGGATTCGCACCTAATTTAAACTCCAACGAAGAAGCCATTCAATTGATTCTTGAAGCGATTAATTCGGCCGGTTATTCTGCCGGAGAAGAGATTTTCATTTGTCTTGATCCTGCTTCCAGTGAATTTTATGATGCGGATAATCAAATTTATAACCTGGAATCAGAAGGGAAAAGGCTGTCTTCCGAACAGATGGTAGATTATTATGTTGACCTTGTAAGAAAATATCCTATTGTATCGATTGAAGATGGCATGGCAGAGGATGACTGGGATGGATGGAAAATCATCACAGAAAAACTTGGCAATAAAATCCAATTGGTTGGCGATGATATATTTGTGACCAATGTGAAAATACTCCAGGAAGGGATTGAGAGAGGAGTTGCTAATGCAATTCTGATTAAAGTCAATCAAATCGGTACACTTACGGAAACCCTTAAAACTATTGAACTTGCAAAAACCAATGGCTATAGAACAGTGATCTCTCATCGCTCCGGTGAAACTGAAGATACGACTATAGCAGATATTGCCGTTGCAACCAATTCAGGTCAAATAAAAACCGGTTCGGTAACAAGAGGAGAAAGAACCGCGAAATACAACCAATTACTTCGGATTGAAGAAGAACTGGGAAGTATTGCCTACTACCCCGGGAAAAAAACCATTAAATCTTATTAA
- a CDS encoding septum formation initiator family protein, with product MVRKRSSFHRNQKSIQKIKFLLGAGLGIAALYYLSFNQYGILQHFKTKQKLEQLRQRTEQLKKEQQTIKESIERLKNDYEYIEKIAREKYFFIKKGEEIYWIRKNTPSEKPSL from the coding sequence GTGGTTCGAAAAAGATCAAGTTTTCATCGTAATCAAAAATCTATCCAAAAAATAAAGTTTTTACTTGGAGCGGGTCTCGGGATAGCTGCCTTATACTATCTTTCTTTTAATCAATATGGAATCCTTCAGCACTTTAAAACCAAACAAAAATTAGAACAACTTCGCCAAAGAACCGAGCAACTGAAAAAGGAACAACAAACCATAAAAGAATCTATCGAACGGCTAAAGAACGATTATGAATACATAGAAAAAATCGCCCGTGAGAAATATTTTTTTATCAAAAAAGGCGAAGAGATATATTGGATTAGAAAAAACACCCCATCCGAAAAACCTTCACTTTAA
- a CDS encoding DUF502 domain-containing protein codes for MIKRLRGYSITGILVITPIALTIYIFWRLFNGLDGLLLNTFNTTADFFGLPSYQGKIPGLGIITMVFVTILTGMAVRNYFGHKLFRAGEFAVTKIPLVSKIYIALRQIFEAMFAEKREVFKEVVLFQYPRQGMYSMGFITQDTRGEIQEKIEEDVYSIFLPTTPNPTSGYLLFIPKKDLIKLSISTEDALKLIISGGVVTPGRPTDHEITLDDLFPFKKKRKKQKRAKLTHSSDTKN; via the coding sequence ATGATCAAAAGATTAAGAGGTTATTCAATTACCGGTATTTTGGTAATTACTCCAATTGCGCTTACTATCTATATATTCTGGAGATTATTCAATGGGTTAGACGGATTATTACTAAATACTTTTAATACTACCGCGGATTTCTTTGGTCTGCCAAGTTACCAGGGTAAAATCCCAGGTCTCGGCATCATCACCATGGTTTTTGTGACAATCCTAACAGGAATGGCTGTTCGAAATTATTTTGGTCATAAATTATTTCGAGCTGGAGAATTTGCGGTTACTAAAATTCCATTAGTCAGTAAAATTTATATTGCGCTCAGGCAGATTTTTGAAGCAATGTTCGCTGAAAAAAGAGAGGTTTTTAAAGAAGTCGTTTTATTCCAATATCCTCGACAGGGTATGTATTCAATGGGATTTATAACGCAAGACACAAGAGGTGAAATCCAAGAAAAAATTGAAGAAGATGTTTATAGCATCTTTCTCCCGACGACGCCAAATCCGACCTCGGGCTATTTGTTGTTCATTCCAAAAAAGGATTTAATCAAGTTATCGATTTCTACAGAAGATGCTCTCAAACTAATCATTTCCGGTGGTGTAGTTACCCCCGGACGTCCAACGGATCATGAAATTACATTAGACGATCTGTTTCCATTTAAAAAGAAACGAAAAAAACAAAAACGAGCGAAACTCACCCATTCTAGTGATACTAAAAATTAA